In the genome of Desulfovibrio desulfuricans, one region contains:
- a CDS encoding proton-conducting transporter membrane subunit: MSAAAKTASFAALARVLVMALTQLGAQWSGALALMAALTMLVGNIAAVMQTGLKRMLAYSAIAHAGYALLGIAACTADGLCATAAYLTIYLCTKMGAFAIMGYLAVYGQKLGNTPWPTPGKTWTTTRALPRGIRPWLRPCCFFSFFADGHPADGGLYGQIPAL; the protein is encoded by the coding sequence ATGTCTGCGGCGGCCAAGACGGCCAGCTTTGCCGCGCTTGCGCGAGTGCTGGTTATGGCCCTGACGCAACTTGGCGCGCAGTGGAGCGGCGCTTTGGCCCTTATGGCCGCCTTGACGATGCTGGTGGGCAATATCGCCGCCGTTATGCAAACAGGTCTCAAGCGCATGCTGGCGTACTCGGCCATAGCCCATGCGGGCTACGCCCTGCTGGGGATCGCCGCCTGCACCGCAGACGGGCTTTGTGCGACCGCAGCGTATTTGACCATTTACCTGTGCACGAAGATGGGGGCCTTTGCCATCATGGGCTACCTTGCCGTGTACGGGCAAAAGCTGGGCAATACCCCCTGGCCGACGCCGGGGAAGACCTGGACGACTACGCGGGCCTTGCCGCGCGGCATCAGGCCCTGGCTGCGGCCATGCTGTTTTTTTTCTTTTTTCGCTGACGGGCATCCCGCCGACGGCGGGCTTTATGGGCAAATTCCTGCTCTATAA
- a CDS encoding proton-conducting transporter membrane subunit gives MCVMASAGDLIVLYLGLELMALPIYALAALRTSDPRSSESAIKYFLMGSFASALLLFGMSLLYGLTGHTELARMAAALPVVANGQTLPALVVALALVLAGMGFKEAAAPFHVWVSDVLKVRPQP, from the coding sequence ATGTGCGTTATGGCCTCGGCTGGCGATCTCATTGTGCTCTATCTGGGCCTTGAGCTTATGGCCTTGCCCATATACGCGTTGGCAGCCCTGCGCACCAGCGATCCGCGCAGCAGCGAATCGGCCATCAAATATTTTTTGATGGGCAGTTTCGCTTCGGCTTTGTTGCTTTTTGGCATGTCCCTGCTGTATGGGCTTACCGGGCACACCGAGCTGGCGAGGATGGCCGCCGCCCTGCCTGTTGTTGCAAACGGGCAGACGCTGCCCGCCCTGGTTGTTGCTTTGGCGCTCGTGCTGGCAGGCATGGGATTCAAGGAGGCAGCCGCGCCCTTTCATGTCTGGGTTTCCGACGTGTTGAAGGTGCGCCCACAACCTTGA
- a CDS encoding bifunctional diguanylate cyclase/phosphodiesterase has translation MDIETGLDSLLHGQFAAALTQFEACRQQPGADKLCELTRACADLSAYAAALAEGNLTVRPPQSCRNLSTHLESLHAKLKRLARQLLIFSTGYPMSTVDDMGDLSDGLNFLVNQAQTCKRQVEHDQNHDVETGLMNRKAFVSGVRDALQMQPGKFGVLFSCGLDNLKYVNDTHGYDCGDLYIAKVVEALRMCENDSVLLARTAGNEFAVYAHSFDDEESALRFAQDNRKTLLNTTIELPNEIVRIRASLGVAVYPSDAMTADVLMNYASHAMFEVQNFNRGTLMRFNPEVYRAKANILSRQERLDELLENQLIRFAFQPIVSLKNGSLYGYEALMRSTTPHFASPLDMLQLAEAQSKLPQLEYLTFRMIFNWMGEHLDSLGSKRIFFNAISAQYLDVAELSKLHPRYEAISRNMVFEIIETATSEDGLTRKIRELRSQVAAFIAIDDFGCAHSNALRLLNISPEILKIDSFFIRSIHKASASKREFLSNILVYCRSKGILTVAEGVETHEELATVIALGFDLAQGFYLARPGFSLQELTSAQIEEIVALASTVG, from the coding sequence ATGGATATTGAAACCGGGCTTGATAGTCTGCTGCACGGGCAATTTGCTGCCGCGCTGACCCAGTTTGAGGCCTGCAGGCAGCAACCGGGGGCGGACAAGCTGTGCGAACTCACGCGCGCCTGCGCCGACCTCTCCGCCTACGCCGCCGCGCTGGCAGAGGGCAATCTGACTGTCCGCCCGCCGCAATCGTGCCGCAATCTTTCGACGCACCTTGAGAGCCTGCACGCCAAGCTTAAACGGCTGGCGCGCCAGTTGCTTATTTTCAGCACCGGGTATCCCATGTCCACCGTTGACGACATGGGCGACCTGTCCGACGGCCTGAATTTTCTTGTCAATCAGGCGCAGACCTGCAAACGGCAGGTCGAGCACGATCAGAACCACGATGTGGAAACCGGCCTGATGAACCGCAAGGCCTTTGTCAGCGGCGTGCGCGATGCCCTGCAGATGCAGCCGGGCAAGTTTGGCGTGCTCTTTTCGTGCGGACTCGATAATCTTAAGTACGTCAACGACACGCACGGCTATGACTGCGGCGACCTGTACATTGCCAAGGTGGTTGAAGCCCTGCGTATGTGCGAAAACGACTCGGTGCTGCTGGCCCGTACCGCAGGCAACGAGTTTGCCGTATACGCCCACAGCTTTGACGACGAAGAAAGCGCCTTGCGCTTTGCGCAGGACAACCGCAAAACCCTGCTGAACACCACCATAGAGCTGCCCAACGAAATTGTGCGCATCCGCGCGTCTCTGGGCGTGGCGGTGTACCCCAGCGACGCCATGACCGCCGACGTGCTGATGAATTACGCCAGCCATGCCATGTTTGAGGTGCAAAACTTCAACCGCGGCACGCTGATGCGCTTTAACCCCGAGGTATACCGGGCCAAGGCCAATATTCTCAGCCGTCAGGAGCGCCTGGACGAACTGCTTGAAAACCAGCTGATACGGTTTGCCTTTCAGCCCATAGTCAGCCTCAAAAACGGCTCCCTTTACGGTTACGAGGCGCTCATGCGCTCCACGACGCCGCATTTTGCCTCGCCGCTCGACATGCTGCAGCTGGCTGAGGCTCAGTCAAAGCTGCCCCAGCTGGAGTATTTGACCTTCAGGATGATTTTTAATTGGATGGGCGAGCACCTCGATTCGCTGGGCAGCAAAAGGATTTTTTTCAACGCCATCTCCGCGCAATACCTGGACGTGGCCGAGCTGAGCAAGCTGCACCCGCGCTACGAGGCCATAAGCCGCAACATGGTGTTTGAAATCATTGAGACAGCCACCAGCGAGGACGGCCTTACGCGCAAAATACGCGAGCTGCGCTCGCAGGTTGCGGCCTTTATCGCCATTGACGACTTTGGCTGCGCCCACTCCAACGCCTTGCGGCTGCTCAATATTTCGCCAGAAATTCTCAAGATCGACAGCTTTTTTATCCGCTCCATACACAAGGCCTCTGCCTCCAAACGTGAGTTTTTGTCCAACATCCTCGTCTACTGCCGCTCCAAGGGCATACTGACGGTGGCAGAGGGCGTTGAAACACACGAAGAACTGGCAACCGTAATTGCCCTGGGTTTTGATCTGGCCCAGGGGTTTTATCTGGCCAGACCAGGCTTTAGCCTGCAGGAGCTGACGTCTGCCCAGATTGAAGAAATCGTCGCCCTTGCCTCCACTGTCGGCTGA
- a CDS encoding HDOD domain-containing protein: MQSQKDSRLFLQKLLQNPPMLPFEPKLLPLLFAVTQEGSNASVKSVVALIEKSPRLTTRVLAVANSAAYGLEFKVSTLQRAISIMGLREVRLLVLMVGMSSFIREAKLPKAFDTERFWNHLLSVATIARALAEVLGGASGVCGPSARAGERLVMVPDEAYIAGLLHDVGKVFLAATRPDVWEKVVEMEQAESMSSFEAENAEWGMDHALLGAAVLHHWKLPLVLTEPINLHHSPELATTYRMESHLLAAANCLARGSLDAAATLNDEVLAHLPRGCDPDAVCSAVVTSIAKAQETGFAELDA; encoded by the coding sequence ATGCAGTCTCAAAAAGATTCCAGGTTGTTTTTGCAAAAGCTTTTGCAAAATCCACCAATGCTGCCGTTCGAACCCAAGCTGCTGCCCTTGTTGTTTGCGGTTACCCAGGAGGGCTCCAACGCCTCCGTGAAGTCTGTGGTTGCCCTGATTGAAAAAAGCCCCCGGCTGACGACGCGTGTGCTTGCCGTGGCCAATTCGGCGGCATATGGGCTTGAATTCAAGGTTTCCACCCTGCAACGGGCCATAAGCATCATGGGCCTGCGCGAGGTGCGCCTGTTGGTCTTGATGGTGGGCATGTCGTCGTTTATACGCGAAGCGAAGCTTCCCAAGGCCTTTGATACGGAAAGGTTCTGGAATCACCTGCTCTCTGTGGCGACCATCGCCAGAGCCCTCGCTGAGGTTTTGGGCGGAGCGTCAGGCGTGTGCGGGCCATCCGCCAGAGCTGGCGAGCGTCTGGTGATGGTGCCGGACGAGGCCTATATAGCGGGCTTGCTGCACGATGTGGGCAAGGTTTTTTTGGCAGCTACCCGACCAGACGTATGGGAAAAAGTAGTCGAGATGGAGCAGGCGGAGTCAATGAGCAGCTTTGAAGCGGAAAATGCCGAGTGGGGCATGGACCACGCGCTCCTCGGAGCGGCGGTGCTGCACCACTGGAAACTGCCCCTGGTGCTTACTGAACCCATAAATCTGCACCATTCGCCAGAGCTTGCCACTACTTACAGGATGGAGTCGCACCTGCTGGCAGCGGCTAACTGTCTGGCGCGCGGCAGCCTTGATGCCGCCGCGACTCTCAACGATGAGGTGCTTGCGCACCTGCCCAGGGGTTGCGATCCTGATGCCGTGTGCTCGGCGGTGGTCACGAGCATAGCCAAAGCACAGGAAACCGGTTTTGCTGAACTTGATGCGTAG
- a CDS encoding alpha/beta fold hydrolase, whose translation MKLSDFSFTAPDKKAASAAPAETRQAETEHASLESLFRSLAAENADAEALASGGCTLSFGELNVLSERIARFIMERGYGLEAVVGVLCARGARYLAAAIGVMRAGAVYLPVESEQPQARKEAMLRPASLIIADSACLRDAEYFHYRNPGIRHVLCLDEQKYEDAAEKGSGLASTEYWEQVAEAGSDMGWKSDFDATPCPADHLAAMAAAVLEKCGLAHSRNRRVLDVGSGSGLVAQTLAAAATEYAAVDLARNELERVSCRQSGAKVTARRMEAADIRFIEGKEFDAVVLNGVVENFPGYNYLRRVLGAALRLLAPDGTLFVGAVRDLETQDDLRAALQAYGLATGNQTGLLRHDASGELFVPRRFFAEWAAQCPEPVEVTFTPCVLGQACDPACDPAGGQAFRYDVVIRRGGGRRPVQPSRFAARHLPLPTGEPLPACEAHQAAYIVYTSGSTGAPKGVVVEHRNLMHILRALRPYAAGCARVGLVAPLSFDASVQQLAVSIFCGKSLYALADEERKNPSLFCACVRQRGLDLCDMTPAFFNVLVDWLAERREVLSLKTLLLAGEVLRPDVIRKFYAIPGHEGVVLYNVYGPTECTVDSSAFRIDVHNYQDFTAYPIGRPLQDVRITVMDKNCREVPDSVTGELWISGDGVSRGYLDNAGPGAFVEKDGQRHYRTGDNGFVQNGLVYYRGREDQQVKIRGNRVELGEVEKAVADFPGVRQVAVVADSFRAGAEKSLAAYVVGEVDMALLRSYLEQQLPAYCVPEYFVPMVELPFSLNRKIDKKALPSPLGGVKTQGGRKPAGPVEEKLAEIWKRLLGVDVTDADAGFFSLGGHSILSIRLIAMIEKELGVHVAVNELITHSSIARLAELLDGKTEKRDSPVIRLCHCEGGKNLFLFHPLGGSVFCYSDLARLLGHKYTVYAVEAAGFSQKRSALSIELHTVEGLAEYYLAEILKVESQNIIFGGWSLGGVLAYETACKYAAMGNKPGPVIILDSVADNSRAKQMAAKDDIELLQTILQQGLAFDPEKLRVMPRARQLEYLVECGEKSGLLPAGFSSVQMDNLLLTYRGNALAAARYERPTPSDIRVLLVRALDFVNNPQILIDDDYQGWSRFLKKENIDLRWTEGTHESMLSAGLVPHVATLILEYLARQ comes from the coding sequence ATGAAACTATCTGATTTTTCTTTTACCGCGCCGGATAAAAAAGCAGCCAGCGCCGCGCCCGCAGAGACCAGACAGGCCGAAACGGAGCACGCCTCGCTTGAAAGCCTGTTTCGCAGTCTTGCCGCAGAAAATGCCGATGCCGAGGCTCTTGCCAGCGGGGGCTGCACCCTGAGTTTTGGCGAGCTGAATGTCCTTTCTGAGCGCATTGCGCGATTCATTATGGAGCGCGGCTATGGGCTCGAGGCTGTGGTGGGCGTGCTTTGCGCGCGCGGCGCGCGGTATCTGGCGGCAGCTATTGGCGTCATGAGGGCCGGGGCCGTGTACCTGCCGGTCGAGAGCGAACAGCCGCAGGCGCGCAAAGAGGCCATGCTGCGGCCCGCAAGCCTGATCATCGCCGACAGCGCCTGCCTGCGGGACGCCGAATATTTCCATTATCGCAACCCCGGCATACGGCATGTGCTCTGCCTTGACGAGCAGAAATACGAGGACGCCGCCGAAAAAGGCTCAGGACTTGCCAGCACGGAATACTGGGAGCAGGTGGCTGAAGCGGGCAGCGACATGGGGTGGAAGAGCGACTTTGACGCTACCCCCTGCCCGGCGGACCATCTGGCGGCCATGGCCGCAGCCGTGCTTGAAAAATGCGGGCTTGCGCACAGCCGCAACCGGCGGGTGCTTGATGTGGGCAGCGGCTCGGGACTGGTTGCGCAAACCCTTGCAGCGGCGGCGACGGAATATGCTGCCGTGGATCTGGCCCGCAACGAGCTTGAGCGGGTATCCTGCCGCCAGTCGGGGGCAAAGGTCACTGCCCGCCGCATGGAAGCGGCGGACATACGTTTTATTGAAGGGAAGGAGTTCGACGCTGTCGTGCTGAATGGCGTTGTGGAGAACTTTCCCGGTTACAACTATCTGCGCAGGGTACTTGGGGCCGCTCTGCGGCTCTTGGCCCCGGACGGCACACTGTTTGTGGGCGCGGTGCGCGATCTGGAAACCCAGGACGACCTGCGGGCCGCCCTGCAGGCGTACGGTCTTGCCACGGGCAACCAGACGGGCCTGCTGCGACACGACGCCTCTGGCGAGCTGTTTGTTCCCCGCCGTTTTTTTGCGGAATGGGCCGCCCAGTGCCCCGAGCCGGTGGAAGTGACCTTTACGCCCTGCGTCCTGGGTCAGGCTTGCGACCCTGCCTGCGACCCGGCAGGCGGCCAGGCTTTCCGGTACGATGTGGTCATTCGCCGTGGCGGCGGGCGCAGGCCCGTGCAGCCCTCGCGCTTTGCGGCGCGGCATCTGCCCTTGCCCACGGGTGAGCCGCTGCCTGCCTGCGAGGCGCATCAGGCCGCGTACATCGTGTACACCAGCGGTTCCACGGGCGCGCCCAAGGGCGTGGTGGTCGAGCACCGCAACCTTATGCATATTTTGCGGGCATTGCGGCCCTATGCGGCGGGCTGCGCACGCGTGGGGCTGGTTGCGCCGCTTTCGTTCGACGCTTCGGTGCAGCAGTTGGCGGTTTCCATTTTTTGCGGCAAGAGCCTTTATGCGCTTGCCGACGAGGAGCGCAAAAATCCCTCGCTGTTCTGCGCCTGCGTGCGTCAGCGCGGGCTTGACCTGTGCGATATGACCCCGGCCTTTTTCAACGTGCTTGTCGACTGGCTGGCCGAACGGCGCGAAGTCTTGTCGCTCAAGACGCTGCTGTTGGCGGGCGAGGTGCTGCGGCCCGACGTTATCCGCAAGTTTTACGCCATACCCGGCCATGAGGGCGTGGTGCTGTACAACGTGTACGGCCCTACGGAATGCACGGTTGACAGCAGCGCCTTTCGTATTGACGTGCACAATTATCAGGATTTTACCGCCTATCCCATCGGCAGACCGCTGCAGGACGTACGCATCACTGTGATGGACAAAAATTGCCGTGAGGTGCCCGATTCCGTCACCGGCGAGCTGTGGATATCTGGCGACGGCGTGTCGCGGGGATATCTGGACAACGCGGGCCCCGGCGCATTTGTGGAAAAAGACGGCCAGCGCCATTACCGCACGGGCGACAACGGCTTTGTGCAGAACGGTCTTGTGTACTACCGAGGGCGCGAAGACCAGCAGGTAAAAATACGCGGCAACCGGGTAGAACTTGGCGAAGTGGAAAAAGCCGTGGCGGATTTTCCCGGTGTGCGGCAGGTGGCCGTGGTGGCGGACAGCTTTCGCGCCGGGGCGGAAAAAAGCCTTGCCGCCTATGTGGTCGGCGAGGTGGATATGGCCTTGTTGCGCAGCTACCTTGAGCAGCAGCTGCCCGCCTACTGCGTGCCGGAGTATTTTGTCCCCATGGTGGAGCTGCCGTTTTCGCTCAACCGAAAGATAGACAAAAAGGCCCTGCCTTCGCCCCTTGGCGGCGTAAAAACGCAGGGCGGCCGCAAACCCGCCGGACCGGTGGAAGAAAAACTGGCCGAAATCTGGAAGCGTCTGCTGGGTGTGGATGTAACAGACGCCGACGCAGGCTTTTTCAGCCTTGGGGGGCACAGCATCCTTTCCATCAGGCTTATCGCCATGATTGAAAAAGAGCTGGGCGTACATGTGGCGGTCAATGAGCTGATTACGCATTCGAGCATAGCGCGGCTGGCCGAGCTGCTGGACGGCAAAACCGAAAAGCGCGACAGCCCCGTCATCAGGCTTTGCCACTGCGAGGGCGGCAAAAACCTGTTTTTGTTCCACCCCTTGGGGGGCAGCGTTTTTTGCTACAGCGATCTGGCTCGGCTGCTGGGCCACAAGTACACTGTCTACGCGGTCGAGGCGGCCGGGTTCAGCCAGAAGCGCAGCGCCCTGTCCATTGAACTGCACACTGTCGAGGGGCTTGCGGAGTATTACCTTGCCGAAATACTCAAGGTTGAAAGCCAGAACATCATTTTTGGCGGCTGGAGCCTTGGCGGGGTGCTGGCCTATGAGACGGCCTGCAAGTATGCCGCCATGGGCAACAAACCTGGACCGGTCATCATTCTTGATTCCGTGGCTGACAACAGCCGGGCAAAGCAGATGGCGGCCAAGGACGACATAGAACTGCTGCAGACCATACTGCAGCAGGGGCTGGCATTTGATCCGGAAAAACTGCGCGTCATGCCGCGCGCGCGGCAGCTCGAGTATCTTGTGGAATGCGGTGAAAAAAGTGGTCTTTTGCCGGCGGGTTTCAGCTCTGTGCAGATGGACAACCTGCTGCTGACTTACCGCGGCAACGCGTTGGCGGCGGCGCGTTACGAACGGCCAACGCCATCGGACATCAGGGTGCTGCTGGTGCGGGCGCTGGATTTTGTCAACAATCCGCAGATATTGATCGACGACGACTACCAGGGTTGGAGCCGTTTTTTGAAAAAGGAAAATATTGACCTGCGCTGGACGGAGGGAACCCACGAGTCCATGCTTTCAGCCGGGCTGGTTCCCCATGTGGCGACTCTGATTCTGGAGTATCTGGCGCGGCAATAG